The Planococcus donghaensis genome contains a region encoding:
- the uvrC gene encoding excinuclease ABC subunit UvrC: MANELIRHKLAILPDQPGCYLMKDRQDTVIYVGKAKVLKNRVRSYFTGSHDTKTQRLVNEIVDFEYIITSSDKEALILELNLIKKYDPKYNIMLKDDKSYPYLKITGERHPKLITTRQVKKDKGKYFGPYPNAYAAAETKKLLDRLYPLRKCHTMPDRVCLYYHLGQCLAPCVKPIEKETYQELIDGITKFLNGGFREVKEQLVEKMSEAAENLEFERAKEYRDQINMIETVMEKQKMAMNDFTNRDVFAYAVDKGWMCVQVFFVRQGKLIERDVSLFPLYRDPEEEFLTFLGQFYEKANHVKPSEILIPEADDPDMLKEWLGVRVLVPQRGKKKELVALAKKNAEVAIKEKFQLLERQEERTIGACVDLGEAMNIETPLRIEAFDNSHIQGADAVSAMITFIDGKPSKKDYRKYKTRNASKPDDYAAMREVIRRRYSRVLKDGLPLPDLIVIDGGKGQMESAREILEDELGLSIPIAGLAKDTKHQTSQLLYGSPAEIVPLKRTSEAFYLLQRIQDEVHRFVITFHRQLRGKNSIQSALDGLQGVGPKRKQQLLKHFGSVKKIKEASVEEIKEAGMPEALAQSIEKHFTEDTLPSES, translated from the coding sequence ATGGCAAACGAATTGATTCGACATAAATTGGCAATATTGCCTGACCAGCCCGGCTGTTACTTGATGAAAGATCGACAAGATACAGTCATATACGTCGGGAAAGCTAAGGTTTTGAAAAATCGTGTTCGCTCATATTTTACGGGCAGTCACGATACGAAAACGCAGCGCTTGGTTAACGAAATTGTAGATTTTGAATACATTATTACGTCTTCTGATAAAGAGGCGTTGATTCTAGAATTGAATTTGATCAAGAAATACGATCCGAAATACAATATTATGTTAAAAGATGATAAAAGCTATCCGTATTTAAAAATTACGGGAGAACGTCATCCAAAACTGATTACAACAAGACAAGTGAAAAAAGACAAAGGCAAATACTTTGGTCCTTACCCCAATGCTTATGCAGCGGCAGAAACTAAAAAGTTATTAGACCGTTTATATCCATTGCGCAAATGCCATACAATGCCAGACCGCGTATGCTTGTATTACCATTTGGGCCAGTGTTTAGCACCTTGTGTAAAACCGATTGAAAAAGAGACTTACCAAGAATTGATCGATGGAATTACAAAATTCTTGAATGGTGGATTCCGTGAAGTAAAAGAGCAATTGGTCGAAAAAATGTCTGAAGCAGCAGAAAACCTGGAATTTGAACGTGCGAAAGAATACCGTGATCAAATCAATATGATTGAAACCGTTATGGAAAAGCAAAAAATGGCGATGAACGATTTTACCAATCGCGATGTATTTGCATATGCTGTTGATAAAGGCTGGATGTGTGTACAAGTCTTTTTTGTGCGGCAAGGGAAATTGATCGAACGAGATGTCTCACTATTTCCGCTTTATAGAGATCCCGAAGAAGAGTTTTTGACTTTTCTTGGTCAATTTTACGAAAAAGCCAATCACGTAAAGCCAAGTGAAATCTTAATTCCAGAAGCGGATGATCCGGACATGTTGAAAGAATGGCTTGGTGTTCGCGTACTTGTGCCGCAGCGTGGTAAGAAAAAAGAATTAGTGGCATTAGCGAAAAAAAATGCAGAAGTAGCAATCAAAGAGAAGTTCCAGTTGTTAGAGCGCCAAGAAGAACGGACAATTGGTGCATGTGTAGATTTAGGAGAAGCAATGAATATCGAAACGCCATTACGTATTGAAGCTTTTGATAACTCGCACATTCAAGGTGCAGATGCTGTTTCCGCAATGATTACGTTTATTGACGGGAAACCATCTAAAAAAGACTACCGTAAATACAAAACACGAAACGCATCAAAACCGGATGATTATGCAGCAATGCGTGAAGTGATTCGTCGACGCTATTCACGTGTTTTAAAAGATGGTTTACCTTTACCAGATTTGATCGTTATCGATGGTGGGAAAGGACAAATGGAGTCGGCGCGTGAAATTTTAGAAGATGAACTTGGTTTGTCGATTCCTATTGCGGGACTTGCAAAAGACACCAAGCACCAAACTTCACAATTATTATACGGTTCACCAGCTGAAATTGTACCGCTTAAACGAACGAGTGAAGCTTTTTATTTGTTGCAACGAATACAAGACGAAGTTCACCGATTTGTTATTACGTTTCATCGTCAATTGCGTGGTAAGAATTCAATACAATCCGCACTAGACGGTCTGCAAGGCGTAGGGCCGAAACGGAAACAGCAATTGCTAAAGCATTTTGGATCTGTCAAAAAAATTAAAGAAGCATCTGTAGAGGAAATTAAAGAAGCGGGAATGCCGGAAGCTTTGGCACAGTCCATCGAAAAGCATTTCACAGAAGATACATTGCCAAGTGAATCATAA